The genomic window CGCCCatgatggacatggacatcCGGGATGCACTGTATGATGGAAGGTGATGTACGGTCGGTCGTCTGGAGCAGGCAGGACAGGGACAGGGGAATTGCTTGTCAAAACACTTCAGGTTTGAAGACTTTTGCTTGATCAAGACCGTTTCCGTTGATTCATGCGGGGTGACGCACTGTGTGGTCTCAGTTGTTGGGCAACATTGATTAGAGGAGAGACATTTTCGACTGAAAACAACGTGATAACAACGAAAGCAGTCGGTTCGTATTAAGCAGGTACTGATAGTACACTTGAAATCGGCAAAGTATTTGGTCAAAAGGTTCTCATCCCAACATCCAGCGCTCACAGTGCGATTACCATGACCTTACTTGGCGCCATTCATCCCTGTTTTCACCCTTTCCAGTGACGACAACCAAGGTCACCAGCTTAGTGGCACAAGCCGTCACCTGGACGCTCAGCTTCCGTTGAGAGGCCGGGATATAAGTAATTGGCCAGGAACGTGTTGGATCTCGTCTTCCTTTGTCCATTGAACCCCTTCCCTTATCCTACGGTCTACCCCGGGATCCATAACGCACCTCAACTCTCACCTCCACTCCAATCCAATCGGTAAGTCCTCACCTGCGGTGTGCGGGCGCATGCAAGTGGGCGCTGCGCCATGTTCCTGTCATGGTCCCTATCTTTATAGCGCCATGAACCGTGGATCCGATGACCACGATAAGCTCGCGGCCAAGCCAGTGGAATGGCTGAAGCTCAAATACCCGTCTTTCCCTGTCGAGTGAATTGGTTTTTCTGACTCAATTGGCTCCCGCAGTGAACCTTGTGCTGATTGCCCAGCTCTGACCCATCGCTGGTCCTTCCGTCAGCTTATACCTCCCGCCTCGCtcgcttgagcttcttcacATCGACATGACTGCTGCAGCCATGCAAACACCCGCCATCCCGCCCCGTCctgtcaaggacaaggacgatCTATCGCCTCCCAagattcctcctcgtcctagCAAGCGTTTCGACCGCTCGATATCCCCCAACCCCGACCGCTTCGCCCCGTCACCGTTCAACGAGGGTATCCCCCAAAAGAGCCCCAAGACTCTCCGCTTCAGCCCCAACGACAATGCCCAGGAGCAGGACCCCATTGACCGCTCCGGCAGCGTCCCCATGCCCTCCATCGGTCAGGAGGGTCTCGAGTACAGCACCATTGCCAACGAGCTCAaggcagaagaggaggagactgGTGAGAAGCCCCAAGCTGCTTCACCTGAACACCGCACCGTCGCCAAAGATTTGAAGCTCCATGCCCCCAAGCCGTCGCTTCCTGCCCACAGCGCCAAGCAGCGCGTCCAGGCCGTTACCCGCACCGACTCTGACAAGGCCGCTTCTTTCGGCATTGGCCGCCCTACTTCTCGCGACGgtgtcaagaagaaggctagCACAAGCTTTTCGGCCAGCGAAGGTCGACCCGAGATTGAGGATGAGCAGGGCATCCCCGAGATTGGCCAGCGCGTGCCCATGAACCCCCATCTCGGTGATGTCCAGGCTCCTTCTCCCGCTCCTGGTTCTGATGAGCCCAAgaagcaccaccaccgcaaGCACAGCTCCCGTGGTGGACCTCCTGGCAGCTACGGCCTTCACGGTCACGGAATTGCGCCCCAggacaagctcgacaaggAATACTACGACAAGCATCCTGATGCGCTGAAGAGGGAGCATCAGACACCTCTACATGATCGCCAGAACGACTATGCCCTCAGCAGCAACGACCTGAACAAGCTCGTCAGGGACACGCGGAGTCGTGGATCTGGTCTCGGTAAGTTTGACACTGCTTGGTAAAACTTGACTAACAAATTCAGCCTCCGAGTACCAATCTACTCCCACCGAGGAAGTCGGCTTCCAGGCCAGTGAAGAGTATGCTTCTCGTCTGTCTCCTCGTCCCGCTTCTGGAGCTCCTGCAGACAAGATTCAGCCTCTCTCGTTCAAGTCGGAGATTACTGGTCCCGACGGTGAGAGTACTGTTCATGTTGATGATCCCAAGCACCCCGAATACCGCTCTTACGGTGATGAGGAGGCTGCtgtcgatgatgaggatcACGAGTACACTGCACCTATCCTTGCTTCTGACGAAGTTGAAAAGGAGGACAACTTCCACCAGCAGCCTGCTGTCCACCCCCCTCCTGAACGTCGAGGTAGCGCCAGTGAGATTGAGGAACCCACCAGCCGACCCTTGAGCCGATCAAGTAGGCCCAAGAGCCGACCTACCAGTATCTACAAGAACAACGACCAAGAGTTTGTGCCTTCTCCTCTGGATGATGTCAAGGAGTACGAACCTCTTTTCCCcgaagaagccaaggagTCAGAAAAGCCAGCGCCCGAGAAGCCGTCCGAGAAGGCCCGGCATTTCTTCCCCAGCAAGGACGTCTGGGAGGATGCTCCAAGCAGTGTGCATTATACTGCCGAGGTCTCAACACCAGACGAGCAAGCTGAGGCACAAAAGTCCGTGGACCGCCCCAAGACACCTGCTCACATCTTTGCCCAGAAGCAAGAGGAGCTTGCGGAGCAAGAGAGTGCCACCGACGTTCCCAAGGCCCAGGAAAAGCCCATCTGGACGGAATCAAAAGAGTCCGACTCATTCCTCAGCGCCAAGAAGAGACCTTCCACCGGTCGGCGATTCCCTAGCCGAGATGTATGGGAAGATGTTCCGGAGAGTCAGCTATATGAGGCTACCGTCTCTGAAACGCCAGAGGAAAAGCCCGAGATCCCAGAGGAAAAGAAGCCTGAGGCCACagaggaaaagaagcccGAGATTCCAGCCCGTCCTAAAAAGACAGAGGACCGCCCGGCTGTTCCTGATCgacccaagcccaagaagaccCCGAGCGACGAAGGAAAGCCAAAGCCACCTGTATCCGACAAGCCAAAGCCTCagattcctcctcgcccgGATGTCAAGTCAAAGCCCCCAGTGCCTAGCAGACCCGTCGGCAACAAGATTGCTGCTCTGCAGGCAGGTTTTATGAGCGACCTGAACAAGCGTCTTGCAATTGGACCTCAAGCTcccaagaaggaagaggccaAGCCTCAGGAGGACGTCactgaggagaaggaaaaggcccCGCTTTCGGATGCCCGGAAAGGCCGCGCTCGGGGCCCACAACGGCGAGCTCCGGCCCGAAGCCCCGCTGCCCCGGTCAAAACTACGGGGCCGTCTTTGACATTTTCGATTCCCCAGACACTTTGGTCAATTGACCCAGAGGGTTCTCTGTCCGTGGCTGGCGATTCTCTGGTGCCCGAGACGCCCGAAGTTGAGCCTGAGGTCAAGCCTGAGGTCAAGCCTGAAGCTGAGCCAGAGGTCAAACCGGAGGAGGTCAAGTCGGATGATGTTAAGCCAGAGGTCAAGGCTCCAGAGCCTGTAGAACAGCCTGCAGAAGTCGAACCTGAAGTGATTCAGGCTGAGACTGAGACTGCAAAGCCTGAGCCTGTACCggaggttgaggctgagCCTGCAGAGCCCGTTCCTCAGGAGCCCGCTGTTGAACCTCAGCCTGCAGCCGAATCCAAGGAGCCTGAATCTCAGCCCGAAGCGCCCAAAGACATCAAGCCTGAAGAGGACAAGCCTGCGGAGGAAAAGACGCTCGTCGCCAACACGGCTGGTGAGAGTATTCTAGAGACGACAGTTGAAAAGAAAGATGGTGCAGTTGACCCGGTTGAGGTCGCTGACCAAGTGAAGCAGTAATAGAGGACGCCAGACCCGTACAATACATTCATTTATGGAGTAATCCAATGATTGGTAATATACAATAGCAAGTACAATACAAATCGTTACCTACGTCCCCACTTATCTTCATCGAcacctcttctctccctctcgacAAGCTTGTCAAACTCTTGTTGGGCTTGTTCTTTAGCCAGGGACTTTTCCTCGTCCGAACTGCTGAACGAGTAGCTGTCACTAGAATTTGTAGAGCTTCCCCAACTCTGCGGCTCCGATTTTGGTGCCCAGCCACGAGGTTCCTGTTGAgtctgaggctgctgaggctgctgaggctgctgagacTGCTGTCGAATGCGATCCCATGCTGACCCAGAGACGGAGCTGACGGGCTGATTTCGAGCGGAGGAGGCAACGGGcgaggcatcatcatcatcgaggacATCCCAGTCGTGATCATCAGACTGGCTCTCCTGTGTCTGCTGTGTAGGGACTTGTGTTCTGTTCCAGGGAATGTTGTAGCGAGGCTGGTCTGAGCGATCGGTATCTTCGTTGCCCCACGAACCCTCTTCCTTTGGTGCATTGTTCTTGAAAGGCACCCTTGCCGAAGTAGGATTGGCCATGACCTGCTCGACTCGCTTGCTTGCATCCTTGGTGAACTGCTCTAGCCTTGAATCCTGCGCCATGGCGCTCTCGACTCGGATGAAGTTGACAGTGCGGAAGACGGGCTCAACCATGAGCATCGTGACGGCGGCATATGCTGTAAATCGCAGCGTGTGCCATGTGAATCGTGGGTATCGACCGCGGATCTTTTTGTTGGTAAAGATGCTCGTCGCCTCGTTGGGGTTGAATCGGCCGCCTAGCTTGGGCTTGTAAAATGGGAATTGCCAGGTGTGGCGGCCTCGGTAGGTCATGTATGCGGCGAGTCCGACGGTGATGTACTTGGCGGCGGCATTGTTGTGGATGTTGTTGAGGGTGTACTCGGCGATTGCTTTAACCTCTTGGTCCTCGAGCTCTCGCCCGAGAGTCGACGCAAATCCGGAAACTCTAGAGGtggcgacgaggaggttCCAATCGCGCTTGTACCCGATGAGCGAGACGTAGAAGGGAGGGGAGTATTCATGGAACAGTCGGTTGATCTGGTCTTGCACCCTCGGTTGGTACTGGTCGCGCTGAGCTAGAGCTTGCTGGCGCCATTCCTCCATCGAGTGCTTGTAAGCCTCGCGGGTTGGGCCACTGGGAGCATTCATGGTTGTTCAATTGACGAATTCAATTGAAACGTGAAGTTGAACCGGAAATCGGATGACGACTCGATGAATGGTGACGCAGGTGGGGGATGGACGGACCTGCAGCTTTATCGATAAGGCACGTGACCTGGCATCCAAGCAAGCGCGTATCGCGACGCGCTTCAACCATTAAACATAGCGCGTCTCCCTTTAACATCCCACCTCAATTGCTGGGATGTTCAAGTTTTGCAGTCATGCCTCTGCAAAAGTCGTATTCTGATCAAGTCGGCCGGATTAAGGTATGGTGACGAGTACGTTTATGTGCTCCGCTAACAGTCTCCAGCGCTCGCCATGGCAACGATCGAGAAGCAACCCTGTTCAAACACCAAAGCCACGAGCACCAGTATCCGAGGTTACCAAGAACAAGCTCAACAAGTTTCAATATCATCCGAAATCCGAAGACGAGGAAAGCAAGGAATCTGCACCCCAAGTGCAAGAAACACCTGCCACTCACCTGACCTGGAGAGATCTGCTTGGACCTACAGGTACCGAAGATGAGAACAACACTTCGCCAAACGACCGACTGCTCTGGGATAGCAGGCCGGATAATCTCTACCTTTCCGCCTTGTCTCCCATGATGTCTAGGAAGGGACGAAAACGTGCCAGAAGTTCATCTCCAGTCTCGTCGCCCGCCCCTGAAAAGACCCCTTCCGTCAACGTCAAGAAGTTGGCACAAGCCTTAAAGTCACCGCATGCAGATCCGACGCTTGAGCTTTGGGACCGATACTCTTTAAACTCCGAGAACGCCCCTGGACTCACCAATCCCACATTAGCACAGTTGATGGTTTCTTCATCGCCAAGACCAAAGCCGAACGAAGCCAACCTCCGACGAGCAATAAGTTGTGGCCTAAACTGGCCAAAAAGGAGAAGAGTGGAGAGATCGACATCAGGAAGTCTCAACAGTGAGAAAGAGATGGAAGCCAAGTCTTCCTTGGTGACTGCTCTGCTCGATACGGTGACTAGTAGCATCAACGGGAACGATCagtctccttctcccaaAAAGAGGCGGATATGTGCCACTAGCACAGGCTCTCCGCGACCTAAGGCACCGTCTTCTGATTACGGCGATGATGATTTTGACGATTTTGACGACGATACCATAATGCAGCTCGAAGCGAGCATCAACGCGACCCAGCTGGATCACAAGGAAGAGCCTGAGCTCCCAGCCCAACCATTGGAGAGGAAACAGGACGAACCGGAGGCAGAAAAACCGGCAGACACCCCAGACAAGCTTGATGAGTTTGATGACTTGGACGATGACATCTTTGACGACGCTGAGGACCTCCTTACCTCTGTGGAACAGGCCCAAACCATTACCCCCGTGGACCCCGACCCAGATGACGAGTTTGGTGACCCCTTTGGCGGcgactttgactttgaggCCGTGGAACTCGCAGCAACCCAAGCAGTTAACTGCCCGGACGTACGTCGAAGAACCTAGGAGGACCGCACATGCTAAGAACTGTAGAGACGGAAAAAGACAATTCAGCGATACCTGGTGACGAATGTGTTGGAAGGAGAATATATGGAAGGGCATGCCCGACCGGAAAAGGTGAGTTTTGTCTTCAATTGTGGGATGTAGCTGACCCTTTAGATCCTTCTTATCCAAGCAGACAACTCCAAAGAGATGAGGACTCTCCATCTCAGGGGTTCGTGGTATGACACGCCAGCTCATCCGCAGGCTTACGTCCACGTTATTGGCAACTTTACACCAAGAGGGCAATGCATCATTGATGATGCCCATAACCTCCTTATTCTACACCCCGATCAGCTTATATCGGCAACCGTGGTGGCTGACTCTTTTGGTTGCATGCGTCGTGCTGTGCTTCAAGACCGAGTCAAAGCCACAAGTCCCCCAACGCCGCCACTTATCTATGGAACCATGCTTCACGAGATATTTCAAGAGGCACTCTTGGCCAACAGATGGGATCTCCCATTCTTGTGCTCGGTTATTGATCGAATCACGGACAAGCATGTCGAGGATCTATATACCATCAAGGTTGGTCTGGCATCAGCCAGAGAGCATCTTCAGTCAAAGATGAACGAGCTTAGTTACTGGGCTGGTGCTTTTGTCTCCTCCCAGCCAACAGAGGATGCTGTCATCGAGGATCGAAACGGAAAAAAGGCCAACATGGCTGTCACCAAGTTGCTGGATGTCGAAGAGCACGTCTGGTCACCAATGTACGGACTCAAAGGCAATATTGACGCGACAGTCGAAGTTGCAATGCAAGACGGTAAAGATTTCAAGACTTTGGCTGTCCCATTTGAAGTCAAAACTGGCAAACACGCAAACAGCAACCACATGGCACAGACTGCCCTTTATACACTTTTACTATCAGACCGGTACGACATTGAGATCGCTTACGGTATTCTTTACTACATGGAGACGTCGAAAACGATGCGCATCCCCGCTATCCGACATGAACTTCGGCACATGATTATGCAACGCAACCAGTTAGCATGCTACGTCCGAGAGAGAAGCGTTCAATTACCCCCGATGCTCAAGAGCAAGCACATGTGTGGAAAGTGCTACGCCAAGACATCGTGTTTCATCTATCACCGACTAGCAGACGACGGCGATGGGGAGTCTAGCGGGATGAATGAAAAGTTTGACGAACTGGTCAAGCACCTCACTCCAGACCACAAGGAATTCTTTGTCAAGTGGGAGAATCTTCTCAccaaggaggaaaaggagagCCAAAAAACAAAACGAGAACTCTGGACAATGACAAGCGCTGAGCGAGAAAAGAAGTCGCGGTGCTTTGGCGATGTCATTATTGAAGAGGGTTCAGCGTCTGTTGATACTGACAACCCAAAGATTAACCGCTTCCACTACACTTTTGTGAAGCAGAACCATCCCGCAGGATTCTCATTCCTCGAATCGGAGCTGACGGTTGGAGAGCCAATTGTGGTTTCTGACGAAGAGGGACACTTTGCGCTGGCCATTGGCTACGTCACGGCAGTCAAGAGACGAAGAATCAGCGTGGCGGTTGATCGAAGACTACACAATGCACGAATTCGACAACCAGGTTTCGACGAGAACGATAACCAGACCTTTGCTAGCATCATGGAGGTTGCCCACGAGGGAGCTACCCAGGATGAGACTCatggcaagatcaaggagccGCCAATCCGATACCGACTGGACCAAGATGAGTTTAGCAACGGAATGGCGACTGTCCGGAATAACCTAGTTCAGATGATGGCCGACGATATCTTTGGGTCGAGACAGATCCGACGACTTATTGTTGACCTCCAAGCCCCACGATTCAAGAGTGTTCCAACACAGTATACCATATCAGATCGAGACAGCCTCAACGTTGACCAGCACCGGGCCATCGAAAAGGTCATGAGCGCTCAAGACTATGCTCTCGTTCTGGGAATGCCGGGAACTGGCAAGACGACAACCATTGCCCACATCATCCGCGCTCTGACGTCTCAGGGGAAGAGTGTCCTCCTCACTTCGCACACCCACACGGCTGTCGACAATATTCTGCTCAAGCTCAAAGGAGACAAGATACCTATCCTCCGCCTCGGAGCCCCTGCCAAGGTGCATCCCGAAGTCCAAGAGTTTGCCATCCTTGCAGGGCAGCCTATGAAGACGTTTGACGAAATCAAGGATGCCTGGCACGGTACACCAATTGTCGGGACGACGTGTCTTGGTATCAACCATCCCATCTTTCACGAGCGTACTTTTGACTACTGCATCGTGGACGAGGCATCTCAAATCACCCTGCCAATTTGTGCTGGGCCTATCCGGATGGCTCGCACATTTGTCCTTGTGGGCGATCACAACCAGCTTCCTCCAGTTGTGAGAAACGAAGAAGCACGCGAAGGAGGCCTTGATGTCAGTCTGTTCAAGCTTCTCTCAGACACCCATCCGCAGTCGGTTGTCAACCTGGAACACCAATACCGCATGTGCGAGGATATCATGACTCTCAGCAACACTCTTATTTACAATGGCAAGCTCCGATGCGGCACGGAGAAGCTTCGCAAAAGAAAGCTCGACATTCCCAGAATGGACGCTCTCAAGCAGCGACACTATGATGCATCAACCTTTCACGCCGCCACTCCTCGATCGTTTTGCGCTGCACCGGGCCGATGCTGGCTATATGACCTCCTTGAGAGCGAAGCTCGCGTGCGATTCATCAACACCGACACTATTTTGCCACAGGTCCGCGAGGAGGCTCAAGGCAAGCGTATTGTCAACTCGGCTGAGGTCCGCATCGTTTCTCAACTGGTCGACAGTCTTTTGACAGTAGGAGTTCCGGAGTCCGAGATCGGTGTCATGACACATTACCGAGCGCAGCTATTCCTGCTCAAAGAAAAGCTCAAAGGGTATGCCGGAGTCGAGATGCACACGACAGACCGCTTCCAGGGACGAGACAAGGAGGTGATCGTTTTGAGTCTGGTGCGAAGCAACGAGGCCTGCAACATTGGCGACCTGTTGAAGGATTGGAGGAGAATCAACGTCGCCTTTACCCGCGCAAAGACGAAGCTCCTCGTGATTGGAAGCAAGACGACGCTCAaaggcagcggcagcgaGAATATGCTCAGCAGATTCATCTCGCTGATGGAGGATCGAAACTGGATTTATGACATGCCCCCTGACGGACTCGAGAACCACTATTTCGAGGACATGGGCACACAACTCACGACACACAGCCCACAAAAGAAGACGCCCAggaagggcaaggagaatCGGAGGCCATCACCCAGAAAGGCCAGGATCAGCGACAAGGCGTTATTAAAGGGGAAACTGATTACGAGGGATATCTTGAATGAAATGGCCAACGGCGCATATAGTTAGGCGATGAGCAAGCATCAAACATTGGATTAGGTTTCGACGAGGTCGGCGTTCCAGGCCCTTTGAAAACTACTGCTGTTAACATGAATCAATCAACTGAAAGAACAATTACTTCCTAATCCATGTGTTAGTAGCATATCTAGCTGAATGGTTGAACCTCGAGTCTTTGTTAATGACAATTCTAACCACTGTCAAGGTCCATGGCTCTgcccccttcttcctcctctacaATGCGGACTTGCAGACACTTCTCCTCAGAAGGGTGATGAGGGCAGCCGGTCTCAGGCAGAGGCTTTGCCACGAACGACCCTTTGGTCACAAGCGTTCTGAGGCATCTCCAGTTGGATGGCTGAGCGTTGTTGTGAAATCCGAGGAGAGGCTTGTACAGTGATCCGTCATCTAGAACGTCCCAAAGACGGGGGACCAACTCATTCGAATTCATGGAACAGAATCTCGCGACGAAGAATAAGTCGAGCGCCTCGGTGGCGTCTTTCCATCGTCCGGTACCAAAACGTTAGGCCTTTATCAGCCTCTTTTCTAGCGCGCTTACGCCTCACGTCCTGACGTTGAGCGGATCTCAAGACTCTAAGGGATTCTTTGTCGTTCTCATGCTCCTTGCTCTTATCTTCAAGAGTTTTGGcctgctgctggagctgctCCTCTGTCGTTCGTAGGCGAGCCTCAAGCGTAGCTTACTCACCCTTCAGACCAGCGATGCGACCTCTGAGTTCCGTGAGGGTGTTGTCTGCCGATGTCAAAGCTGCACGGGTCTCTTCGTGTCGTCCCCGCTCTTCCTCGAGAGACTTGGTGACAGAGTCAAGCTGAGAGTAGTTATCTGCCGCGGTGTCGTGAGTGTGATGCAATGCCCTGGTTAAATCGTCCTCCTGGCTCTGTCGACGGAGTAGGGTCCCAACAACTCCGGACTGCCCCAGCCGTTGCGGTGATAGGGTGTTGAGGGAATCATCGAGGGACTTGATCGCTTCGATAGACTTTTTCAAAGTATCTCGTGTGGCAATGGTGTCTTGCTTCTCCTTGTTCAACTCCTCACTGCGTCGAGCGTGCTCGCTTTCAAGCTCTGTTTTGCGTCTATCGTACTTGGTGTCCAGGCCTGCTTCTTT from Fusarium falciforme chromosome 2, complete sequence includes these protein-coding regions:
- a CDS encoding DNA replication ATP-dependent helicase/nuclease, which gives rise to MPLQKSYSDQVGRIKRSPWQRSRSNPVQTPKPRAPVSEVTKNKLNKFQYHPKSEDEESKESAPQVQETPATHLTWRDLLGPTGTEDENNTSPNDRLLWDSRPDNLYLSALSPMMSRKGRKRARSSSPVSSPAPEKTPSVNVKKLAQALKSPHADPTLELWDRYSLNSENAPGLTNPTLAQLMVSSSPRPKPNEANLRRAISCGLNWPKRRRVERSTSGSLNSEKEMEAKSSLVTALLDTVTSSINGNDQSPSPKKRRICATSTGSPRPKAPSSDYGDDDFDDFDDDTIMQLEASINATQLDHKEEPELPAQPLERKQDEPEAEKPADTPDKLDEFDDLDDDIFDDAEDLLTSVEQAQTITPVDPDPDDEFGDPFGGDFDFEAVELAATQAVNCPDRRKKTIQRYLVTNVLEGEYMEGHARPEKILLIQADNSKEMRTLHLRGSWYDTPAHPQAYVHVIGNFTPRGQCIIDDAHNLLILHPDQLISATVVADSFGCMRRAVLQDRVKATSPPTPPLIYGTMLHEIFQEALLANRWDLPFLCSVIDRITDKHVEDLYTIKVGLASAREHLQSKMNELSYWAGAFVSSQPTEDAVIEDRNGKKANMAVTKLLDVEEHVWSPMYGLKGNIDATVEVAMQDGKDFKTLAVPFEVKTGKHANSNHMAQTALYTLLLSDRYDIEIAYGILYYMETSKTMRIPAIRHELRHMIMQRNQLACYVRERSVQLPPMLKSKHMCGKCYAKTSCFIYHRLADDGDGESSGMNEKFDELVKHLTPDHKEFFVKWENLLTKEEKESQKTKRELWTMTSAEREKKSRCFGDVIIEEGSASVDTDNPKINRFHYTFVKQNHPAGFSFLESELTVGEPIVVSDEEGHFALAIGYVTAVKRRRISVAVDRRLHNARIRQPGFDENDNQTFASIMEVAHEGATQDETHGKIKEPPIRYRLDQDEFSNGMATVRNNLVQMMADDIFGSRQIRRLIVDLQAPRFKSVPTQYTISDRDSLNVDQHRAIEKVMSAQDYALVLGMPGTGKTTTIAHIIRALTSQGKSVLLTSHTHTAVDNILLKLKGDKIPILRLGAPAKVHPEVQEFAILAGQPMKTFDEIKDAWHGTPIVGTTCLGINHPIFHERTFDYCIVDEASQITLPICAGPIRMARTFVLVGDHNQLPPVVRNEEAREGGLDVSLFKLLSDTHPQSVVNLEHQYRMCEDIMTLSNTLIYNGKLRCGTEKLRKRKLDIPRMDALKQRHYDASTFHAATPRSFCAAPGRCWLYDLLESEARVRFINTDTILPQVREEAQGKRIVNSAEVRIVSQLVDSLLTVGVPESEIGVMTHYRAQLFLLKEKLKGYAGVEMHTTDRFQGRDKEVIVLSLVRSNEACNIGDLLKDWRRINVAFTRAKTKLLVIGSKTTLKGSGSENMLSRFISLMEDRNWIYDMPPDGLENHYFEDMGTQLTTHSPQKKTPRKGKENRRPSPRKARISDKALLKGKLITRDILNEMANGAYS